Proteins from one Chitinophaga oryzae genomic window:
- a CDS encoding RNA polymerase sigma-70 factor yields the protein MSQLGVECISKIKEGDATAFQELFYAYKDALFGYACKLCRSSEMAEEAVQEVFMKVWINRQQLDPTLSIRAYLYTAVRHCVFNILKKAALDEALRQSVFHHQSVAVNTTEEAVNAADLQRVKSRVLDMLPPQRKLIFCLSRIEGLSHEEIALRLGISRNTVKDQIVKASRFLRQQLEYLAIGLFLYLVI from the coding sequence ATGAGTCAATTAGGAGTGGAATGTATATCTAAAATAAAAGAGGGGGATGCTACCGCGTTTCAGGAGCTGTTCTATGCCTACAAGGACGCGCTTTTCGGATATGCCTGTAAGTTATGCCGTTCGTCAGAAATGGCAGAAGAGGCTGTCCAGGAGGTGTTCATGAAGGTATGGATCAACCGGCAGCAGCTCGATCCCACCCTTTCCATCCGGGCTTATCTGTATACCGCCGTCCGGCACTGCGTTTTCAATATCCTGAAAAAAGCCGCGCTGGATGAAGCGCTCCGGCAATCGGTGTTCCACCATCAGTCTGTCGCCGTCAATACTACCGAAGAAGCGGTGAACGCCGCAGACCTGCAACGGGTCAAAAGCCGGGTGCTGGACATGCTGCCACCGCAACGAAAGCTGATCTTCTGCCTCAGTCGCATCGAAGGACTCTCCCACGAAGAAATAGCCCTCCGCCTGGGCATCTCCAGGAATACTGTCAAAGACCAGATCGTAAAAGCCAGCCGTTTCCTCCGCCAGCAGCTGGAGTATTTGGCTATTGGGTTATTTTTATATTTGGTTATTTAA
- a CDS encoding ABC transporter ATP-binding protein translates to MIRNLRYIFKGAPALVRKSMLLEWFHSLFVAVPTGFLLLVVREFFSPAPDQQRLWTYVAIMTGLLLVQLLVSVRTFTFTNNMTYTLSTVLRMKLGRHLQKISMGAFKQRDPGDLASVVLQDVANFELIFGHTVGSLVSAVFAFAIVSVFLFITDWRLALILWLALPLVWLLVKVATFLMQRPGVQHIEARNATGARFLEYVTGIRHIKSYGMTGDRFSTLQQALDDFRRASIRTEGIPGPFILLAAAVLEACFLLMILAGVHFFADGSLSVPALVAFLIMGYRLYEPIKIVLVDYTLLRYMNISMGRIVEVLETPEQQGGRVVKPTACDIRFENVDFCYLPGQQVLHDVSFHIPEKSLTALVGPSGSGKTTVTSLMARFWDVDGGSIKIGGADIRDMEPSVVYSLISEVFQEVYLFDDTIYNNIRYGNPQATYEQIIDAADRALVMEFAWEMPDGIHSRAGENGNRLSGGQKQRISIARALLKDAPIVLLDEATASLDPENEVQIQQAIQQLVKEKTVIVIAHKLSTIVRADQILVLKDGRVHESGRHAALLERKGLYAKLWDIQQRAGGWKLNKEVVYEQASGGSVAAGGIKRDMN, encoded by the coding sequence ATGATCCGGAATCTACGTTATATTTTCAAGGGGGCGCCGGCACTGGTGAGAAAAAGCATGTTGCTCGAATGGTTTCACAGCCTGTTCGTAGCAGTGCCAACAGGTTTCCTGCTACTGGTCGTCCGCGAATTTTTTTCACCCGCTCCTGATCAGCAACGGCTATGGACATACGTAGCCATTATGACGGGACTCCTGCTGGTGCAGTTGTTGGTGTCCGTGAGAACCTTCACTTTCACTAACAACATGACCTATACGCTGTCTACAGTTTTACGGATGAAACTGGGACGGCATCTGCAGAAAATTTCCATGGGCGCTTTCAAACAGCGCGACCCGGGCGACCTGGCTTCCGTGGTGCTACAGGATGTGGCCAATTTTGAATTGATCTTCGGGCATACGGTCGGCAGCCTGGTATCGGCAGTTTTTGCTTTTGCGATCGTGTCCGTATTCCTGTTTATCACCGACTGGCGGCTGGCGCTCATTCTCTGGCTGGCATTACCGCTGGTATGGCTGCTGGTAAAGGTGGCCACCTTCCTGATGCAGCGGCCGGGCGTGCAGCACATAGAAGCGCGCAACGCTACGGGCGCGCGTTTCCTGGAGTACGTAACGGGTATCCGCCATATTAAATCGTACGGCATGACGGGCGACCGCTTCAGCACCCTGCAGCAGGCGCTGGATGATTTCCGTCGCGCCAGTATCCGTACGGAAGGCATTCCCGGCCCGTTTATCCTGCTGGCTGCCGCTGTACTGGAAGCCTGTTTTCTGCTGATGATACTGGCGGGCGTACACTTTTTTGCAGACGGCAGCCTGTCGGTGCCTGCGCTGGTAGCGTTCCTGATCATGGGGTACCGGTTGTACGAACCGATTAAGATTGTGCTGGTGGACTATACCCTGCTGCGTTATATGAATATCAGTATGGGCCGTATCGTAGAGGTGCTGGAAACACCGGAGCAGCAGGGCGGCCGCGTGGTGAAGCCAACAGCCTGCGATATCCGTTTTGAGAACGTGGACTTCTGTTACCTGCCCGGGCAGCAGGTATTGCATGATGTTTCGTTTCACATCCCGGAAAAGTCGCTCACTGCGCTGGTAGGGCCGTCTGGTTCGGGCAAGACCACCGTCACTTCCCTGATGGCGCGCTTCTGGGACGTGGATGGCGGCAGCATTAAGATTGGCGGCGCCGATATCCGCGATATGGAACCGTCTGTTGTGTACAGCCTTATCAGCGAAGTGTTCCAGGAGGTGTATCTCTTTGATGATACCATTTACAACAACATCCGCTACGGCAATCCGCAGGCTACGTACGAACAGATCATTGACGCGGCAGACCGCGCCCTGGTGATGGAGTTCGCCTGGGAAATGCCTGACGGCATCCACAGCAGGGCAGGAGAAAACGGCAACCGGCTTTCCGGCGGACAGAAACAGCGTATCAGCATTGCACGCGCGTTGTTAAAGGATGCCCCCATCGTATTGCTGGATGAAGCGACCGCTTCGCTGGACCCGGAGAACGAGGTACAGATACAACAGGCGATCCAGCAACTGGTAAAGGAAAAGACAGTCATCGTTATTGCACATAAGCTCAGTACGATCGTTCGGGCCGATCAGATACTGGTGCTGAAAGACGGGAGGGTGCACGAAAGCGGTCGTCATGCAGCATTACTGGAACGTAAAGGGCTATACGCGAAATTGTGGGATATCCAGCAGCGCGCCGGTGGCTGGAAGCTGAATAAGGAAGTTGTTTATGAACAAGCCTCCGGCGGCAGCGTCGCCGCCGGAGGAATAAAGAGAGATATGAATTAA
- a CDS encoding TonB-dependent receptor produces the protein MERRYGIVISKIVTLGLLLLFVLNASANDPETEKTGAIRGKVLTSDARPAADVMIVLAEPNVTTTTEADGSFVFRHVSPGKYHLLITLAGYSTVTEEVTVEQGKTATVSFTLEASSKALQEVVVKGSHSGITRKSTYDVAKIPLKNIENPQVYTTITKELLQQQQVFSVDDAMQNATGVTKMWDATGRGGDGGGYYSMRGFVVQSQLRNGIAGNVTSRIDASNLERIEVIKGPSATLFGSNLTSYGGLINRVTKKPYDHFGGEAGFAVGSFGFNRFSADINTPLDKNRDVLMRVNAAYNYENSFQDYGFNRSVAIAPSLSYRVNDRLSFNFDAEYMAGQNTGLSAFFFSYGQPIAKLGTNRADELNIDYKRAYAMNDLYQTSRSTNLFGQMTYRLSSQWSMQTNITSTNSYSDGPSPYFYLLTDAEVKGDPNAIGNGYISRNDQFTNNSHDNVIELQHNFNGDFNIGSLRNRFVGGIDFFHHKANQFFGGNTYDTIYAKGDIPTYRNFNRRNLDKVYDAQGLAFTYPINLISNTYSAYISDVLNITDNLLVQAGLRIDYFDNKGSYNDVSGKYENGYTQTALSPKFGVVYQPVKDKVSLFANYQNGFTNKATANPNGKPFKPEQANQMEGGVKVSLLNDMITGTVSYYDIRVKDIIRPTNVPNVSVQDGTQYSKGVEVEVIAHPARGLDIVAGYSYNDSKFEKTEAKLEGLRPATAGAPTVANLWVSYRIQQGAVKGLGFGVGGNYSGDNKVVNDREVGYFYLPSYTVVNGSIFYENNRFRLGFKLNNITNKEYWIGYSTVNPQKTRNFSGSIAFKF, from the coding sequence ATGGAACGCCGCTATGGCATTGTAATATCTAAGATTGTCACACTGGGACTGCTGCTATTATTTGTTTTAAATGCATCCGCCAACGATCCCGAAACCGAAAAAACGGGCGCTATCCGCGGGAAGGTGCTCACTTCCGACGCCAGGCCGGCCGCAGACGTTATGATCGTGCTCGCAGAGCCCAATGTCACCACCACCACAGAAGCAGACGGTTCTTTTGTGTTCCGTCATGTATCACCGGGCAAATACCACCTGCTGATCACCCTCGCCGGCTACAGCACGGTAACGGAAGAAGTCACCGTAGAACAGGGCAAAACAGCCACCGTTTCCTTTACGCTCGAAGCTTCCAGCAAAGCGTTGCAGGAAGTAGTCGTAAAAGGCAGCCATAGCGGGATTACCCGTAAAAGCACCTATGACGTTGCTAAAATACCGCTGAAAAACATAGAGAACCCACAGGTGTATACCACCATCACCAAAGAGCTGCTGCAGCAACAGCAGGTCTTTTCCGTGGATGACGCCATGCAGAACGCTACCGGCGTTACCAAAATGTGGGACGCTACCGGCCGCGGCGGCGATGGCGGCGGTTATTACAGCATGCGCGGCTTCGTGGTACAGAGCCAGCTGCGCAACGGTATAGCCGGCAACGTTACCTCCCGTATCGACGCTTCCAACCTCGAAAGAATAGAAGTCATCAAAGGCCCCTCCGCCACCCTGTTCGGCAGTAACCTTACCAGCTACGGCGGGTTGATCAACCGCGTCACCAAAAAACCGTACGACCATTTCGGCGGCGAAGCCGGCTTTGCTGTCGGCAGCTTCGGCTTCAACCGCTTCAGCGCCGATATCAACACGCCGCTCGATAAAAACCGGGACGTGCTCATGCGCGTCAACGCGGCCTATAACTACGAAAACTCTTTCCAGGACTATGGCTTCAACAGAAGCGTCGCCATAGCCCCCAGCCTCAGCTACCGTGTCAATGACCGCCTCTCCTTTAATTTCGATGCGGAATATATGGCCGGACAGAACACCGGCCTTAGCGCCTTCTTCTTTTCCTATGGCCAGCCGATCGCCAAACTGGGCACCAACCGGGCCGACGAGCTGAACATCGACTATAAGCGCGCATATGCGATGAACGACCTGTATCAGACCTCCCGTTCTACCAACTTATTCGGGCAGATGACCTACCGCTTGTCCTCACAGTGGAGCATGCAGACGAACATCACCAGCACCAACAGCTACTCTGACGGACCGTCACCTTATTTTTACCTGCTGACAGACGCGGAAGTAAAAGGAGATCCTAACGCCATCGGCAACGGTTACATCTCCCGTAATGACCAGTTTACCAACAACAGCCATGACAACGTAATAGAGCTGCAGCATAATTTCAACGGCGACTTTAACATCGGCAGCCTGAGAAACCGGTTCGTAGGCGGTATCGACTTCTTCCATCATAAGGCCAACCAGTTCTTCGGCGGCAATACGTACGACACCATTTATGCAAAAGGTGATATTCCCACTTACCGCAACTTCAACCGCAGGAACCTCGACAAAGTATATGATGCGCAGGGACTGGCCTTTACCTACCCGATAAATCTTATCTCCAATACCTACAGCGCCTATATTTCCGATGTGCTGAACATCACCGACAACCTGCTGGTGCAGGCCGGCTTACGCATAGACTACTTTGACAACAAAGGCAGCTATAACGATGTAAGCGGTAAGTACGAGAATGGATACACGCAGACAGCACTGTCCCCCAAATTTGGTGTCGTATACCAGCCGGTAAAGGACAAGGTATCCCTGTTTGCCAACTACCAGAACGGCTTTACCAACAAGGCCACTGCCAATCCGAACGGCAAGCCGTTCAAACCGGAACAGGCCAACCAGATGGAAGGCGGCGTGAAAGTATCGCTGCTCAATGATATGATCACCGGTACCGTTAGTTACTATGATATCCGGGTAAAAGACATTATCCGTCCAACCAATGTGCCGAACGTGTCTGTACAGGATGGCACACAATACAGCAAGGGCGTGGAAGTGGAAGTGATCGCCCATCCGGCGCGCGGACTGGACATCGTGGCAGGTTATTCCTATAACGATTCCAAATTTGAAAAAACAGAAGCGAAACTGGAAGGCTTACGGCCCGCTACGGCAGGCGCTCCTACCGTGGCCAACCTGTGGGTGAGCTATCGTATTCAGCAGGGCGCCGTAAAAGGACTGGGCTTCGGCGTGGGCGGTAACTACTCAGGCGATAATAAAGTAGTCAACGACCGGGAGGTGGGTTACTTTTACCTGCCGTCATACACTGTTGTCAATGGCAGCATCTTCTATGAAAACAACCGTTTCCGGCTGGGCTTCAAATTAAACAACATCACCAATAAGGAATACTGGATCGGTTATTCTACCGTGAATCCGCAGAAAACGAGGAACTTCAGCGGAAGCATCGCGTTCAAATTCTGA
- a CDS encoding Nif3-like dinuclear metal center hexameric protein, with protein MNSTGISRRMFLSSGAILAGSAVLAGSPLKHWSFTEETPTVGQLIDAFIAQVPSGAIPNTVDTLKAGSRDTKVTGVVTTMFATIEVIRKAIELKANFIIAHEPTFYNHLDDVNWLQQDDVYQYKKALLEKHGIAVWRNHDYVHAHHPDGVSKGVEDMLGWRPWAVKDQPVYQLPAPRPLSGLIAELKKKLDIASLRYVGDLQQRCEKILLLPGAYGGKAQIEAIGKYKPDVLCCGEIAEWETAEYVRDARAKGDQLSLVVMGHIASEEPGSVFMIGWLKQYFPKVKAFHVHPGNSLSFA; from the coding sequence ATGAATTCAACTGGAATCAGCCGGAGAATGTTCCTCTCTTCCGGCGCTATCCTTGCCGGATCGGCAGTACTGGCCGGCAGCCCTTTGAAACACTGGTCCTTTACGGAGGAAACGCCGACCGTCGGACAGCTCATTGATGCATTTATCGCGCAGGTACCCTCCGGCGCCATCCCCAATACGGTAGATACCCTGAAAGCAGGTTCCCGTGATACCAAAGTCACCGGCGTGGTCACCACTATGTTCGCCACCATTGAAGTGATCCGGAAAGCCATCGAACTAAAGGCCAATTTTATCATCGCCCATGAGCCTACTTTTTATAATCACCTCGACGACGTGAACTGGCTGCAGCAGGATGATGTCTATCAATATAAGAAAGCACTACTGGAAAAACACGGGATCGCGGTATGGCGAAATCATGACTATGTCCACGCCCATCATCCCGATGGCGTCAGCAAAGGGGTGGAAGATATGCTGGGATGGCGGCCATGGGCGGTAAAAGACCAGCCGGTGTACCAGTTGCCCGCTCCGCGGCCGCTGAGCGGACTGATAGCAGAACTAAAGAAAAAGCTGGATATCGCCTCCCTGCGCTATGTCGGCGATCTGCAACAGCGCTGTGAGAAAATCCTGTTGCTGCCGGGCGCTTACGGCGGTAAAGCACAGATAGAAGCCATCGGCAAATACAAGCCGGACGTGCTTTGCTGCGGAGAAATCGCTGAATGGGAAACGGCCGAATATGTCCGTGATGCGCGCGCAAAAGGCGATCAGCTTTCACTGGTGGTAATGGGGCATATCGCCAGCGAAGAGCCTGGCTCCGTTTTTATGATCGGCTGGCTGAAACAATATTTCCCTAAAGTAAAAGCCTTCCATGTACATCCGGGCAACTCCCTGTCTTTCGCTTAA
- a CDS encoding siderophore-interacting protein yields MSRKTIQAELKVKRKTTITPHYIRITLTGDEVPLFANTTPGANNKIFIPPAGMNKVHFPGFDDEKRQWIHAREDVRPVVRTYTHRGLDAAAKEMYIDFVVHGDNGPASAWAMHCQPGDVLGVAMHDMAKALVPVADWYFLIGDATAIPVLSAILESLPAHAKGRALIEVHGEEDVQAITAPPGVSIDWLFNDSPEAGSLLACTARREQLPAPGESKFAYVAAEFSTVKALRGYFRKDLHWTSDELDAFAYWKAGKSEDSSAVERHKENELYETKA; encoded by the coding sequence ATGAGCAGAAAGACGATTCAAGCCGAACTGAAGGTAAAAAGAAAAACAACGATCACGCCTCATTATATCAGGATCACGCTTACCGGCGATGAAGTGCCCCTTTTTGCCAACACTACCCCCGGCGCGAACAACAAAATATTTATTCCCCCTGCGGGGATGAACAAGGTCCACTTTCCCGGTTTCGACGATGAGAAGCGGCAATGGATACATGCACGGGAAGACGTGCGCCCCGTTGTCCGCACCTATACGCACCGCGGCCTCGATGCAGCCGCCAAAGAGATGTACATCGATTTTGTGGTACATGGCGACAACGGCCCTGCCTCTGCCTGGGCAATGCACTGTCAGCCCGGCGACGTGCTGGGCGTGGCCATGCATGATATGGCCAAAGCGCTGGTCCCGGTGGCGGACTGGTACTTCCTGATCGGCGACGCCACCGCTATCCCGGTGCTGAGCGCCATCCTGGAAAGCCTGCCGGCCCATGCAAAAGGCCGTGCGCTGATAGAAGTACACGGCGAAGAAGATGTACAGGCCATCACGGCGCCGCCGGGCGTGTCTATCGACTGGCTCTTCAACGACAGTCCCGAAGCCGGCAGCTTACTCGCGTGTACGGCACGCCGGGAACAGCTTCCGGCGCCGGGTGAATCAAAATTTGCCTATGTGGCGGCGGAGTTTTCCACTGTGAAAGCACTGCGCGGATATTTCCGCAAAGACCTTCACTGGACCAGTGACGAACTCGATGCTTTCGCTTACTGGAAAGCCGGGAAGTCGGAAGATAGCTCTGCTGTTGAACGTCATAAAGAAAATGAGCTCTATGAAACAAAAGCCTAA
- a CDS encoding ABC transporter ATP-binding protein, translating into MKQKPKSGAARLLEIAGSKKYMLSLSALLAVLYALLSLIPYVLVYYILKAITMPPVDTALVLRYVIWGIAAMLAANAFLYASGMASHTAAFNILYELRMQMAAKLAKLPLGFINRNNSGVLKKIMADDIERLENFVAHSIPDLVKGITLPVLTLGYLFTVDWRLASVSCIPIVLLALIIPIMFNKKRLALMTAYHRSIEDMNTGIVEFVRAMPVIRIFGHDAESFERYSGRVDSFHAMVTQWNKESSPPFGIFISFASNATLPVLALGLYLYFSHGLQLSVLLLFLLLGVGYIRSLFSLSSLGSQLSVISHGVKRLDEVLFSEEQQAEGTALPGDGYDLRFKQVTFGYDENRTVLRNVTFDVPQGTVTALVGPSGSGKSTIAQLIPRFWDVQEGTVSIGGTDVKQMKPEALMQLVSFVFQDNFMFRQTIYDNIRMGMDKTEAEVVAAAKAAQCHDFIMAMPLGYQTLWGAGGVHLSGGEQQRIQLARAILKDAPVIVLDEATAFSDPENEFLIQQAFGKLIKHKTVVVIAHRLSTITNSDQIIVMEQGQVAGRGTHEELLQECALYQRMWDAHTRAKSFVI; encoded by the coding sequence ATGAAACAAAAGCCTAAATCGGGCGCCGCCCGCCTGCTGGAAATCGCCGGCAGCAAAAAGTATATGCTTTCCCTGTCGGCCCTGCTGGCAGTACTCTACGCGCTGTTATCGCTCATCCCTTATGTGCTGGTCTATTATATCCTGAAGGCCATTACCATGCCCCCGGTAGACACAGCGCTGGTACTGCGTTATGTGATCTGGGGCATCGCCGCCATGCTGGCCGCCAACGCGTTCCTGTATGCTTCCGGTATGGCCTCGCACACCGCGGCCTTCAACATCCTGTACGAGCTGCGGATGCAGATGGCGGCTAAACTGGCGAAGCTGCCGTTAGGCTTCATCAACCGAAACAATTCCGGCGTGCTGAAGAAAATTATGGCGGATGATATTGAACGCCTCGAAAATTTCGTGGCCCACAGCATCCCCGACCTGGTGAAAGGAATCACGCTGCCGGTATTGACACTGGGATATCTGTTTACGGTCGACTGGCGACTGGCATCGGTGAGTTGTATCCCCATTGTACTGCTCGCATTGATCATACCGATCATGTTCAATAAAAAACGGCTGGCGCTGATGACGGCCTACCATCGCTCTATTGAAGACATGAACACCGGCATCGTGGAGTTTGTACGCGCTATGCCCGTCATTCGCATCTTCGGCCACGACGCGGAGAGCTTCGAACGTTACAGCGGCAGGGTGGATAGCTTTCATGCGATGGTGACCCAATGGAACAAAGAGTCATCCCCGCCGTTTGGTATATTCATAAGTTTTGCGAGCAACGCCACGCTGCCGGTGCTGGCACTGGGGCTATACCTTTATTTCTCCCATGGGCTGCAGTTGTCTGTATTATTGCTGTTCCTGCTGCTGGGCGTAGGATATATCCGTTCGTTGTTTTCCCTGTCCAGCCTGGGCTCGCAGCTGTCTGTGATCAGCCACGGCGTGAAGCGGCTGGATGAAGTGCTGTTCAGCGAAGAGCAGCAGGCGGAAGGAACCGCACTGCCGGGTGACGGCTATGATCTGCGATTTAAACAGGTGACGTTTGGGTACGACGAAAACAGGACCGTGCTCCGCAACGTTACTTTCGACGTGCCGCAGGGGACGGTCACGGCCCTGGTAGGCCCTTCCGGGTCCGGCAAATCCACCATCGCGCAGCTGATTCCCCGCTTCTGGGACGTGCAGGAGGGAACAGTGTCCATCGGCGGTACGGACGTGAAACAGATGAAGCCGGAAGCGCTGATGCAGCTGGTGTCTTTTGTGTTCCAGGATAATTTTATGTTCCGCCAAACGATCTACGATAATATCCGGATGGGGATGGACAAGACAGAAGCCGAGGTGGTGGCCGCCGCCAAAGCGGCGCAGTGCCACGATTTTATCATGGCCATGCCGTTGGGCTACCAGACGTTATGGGGCGCCGGCGGCGTGCATCTGAGCGGCGGCGAGCAACAGCGTATCCAGCTGGCGCGGGCCATCCTGAAAGATGCGCCGGTAATTGTATTGGACGAAGCCACCGCTTTCAGCGACCCGGAAAATGAGTTCCTGATACAGCAGGCCTTCGGTAAACTGATAAAGCATAAAACCGTAGTGGTGATCGCACATCGTTTGAGTACCATCACCAACAGCGATCAGATCATTGTGATGGAACAGGGCCAGGTGGCAGGCCGTGGCACGCATGAAGAGTTGTTACAGGAATGTGCCCTGTATCAAAGAATGTGGGACGCACATACCCGTGCAAAATCGTTTGTCATTTAA
- a CDS encoding helix-turn-helix transcriptional regulator, with the protein MGMNFRGASGPWLELGDLPGLFDGNPLLVREKIEKFSLPFGDVEFRQIVLPDIYLVYGDMRIRDRYLEMEAPGFRDIVELHFILSGKGVITNHYSRKPLVVAPNWQNMFYIPLFSGKAEYDPNVPFRFFEIHFTKEKFLTLVQDCGPSLQSFCDHIIAGKNIQLADMGVPTNAAMMQCINGMLNCPYQGGLKLLYMQSKCVELLVLQAEAYDQYLKNNTKSALKSDYDRERIHFVRDYLIANAVAPPSLSELAKLSGLNEFKLKKGFREVFNDSIINYVNEYKLQQAREQLLSNVPIKHVAEELGYSSIQYFSKMFKKKFGVSPGLFSRDAQD; encoded by the coding sequence ATGGGGATGAATTTTCGTGGCGCATCGGGCCCATGGCTGGAACTGGGCGACCTCCCCGGGTTGTTCGACGGCAACCCGTTGCTGGTAAGGGAAAAAATAGAAAAGTTCAGCTTGCCTTTCGGGGATGTTGAGTTCCGGCAGATCGTATTGCCGGACATCTATCTCGTGTATGGAGATATGCGTATCCGGGACCGTTACCTCGAGATGGAAGCACCCGGCTTCCGGGACATTGTGGAGCTGCATTTTATCCTGTCCGGCAAAGGGGTGATCACCAACCATTACTCCAGGAAACCATTGGTAGTGGCGCCCAACTGGCAGAATATGTTTTACATCCCCCTCTTTTCCGGCAAAGCGGAATACGACCCCAATGTGCCCTTCCGTTTTTTCGAGATACACTTTACCAAAGAAAAGTTCCTGACCCTCGTACAGGACTGCGGTCCGTCCCTGCAGTCCTTCTGCGACCACATCATCGCCGGGAAAAATATACAGCTGGCCGATATGGGCGTTCCGACCAACGCGGCCATGATGCAATGTATCAACGGTATGCTCAACTGTCCCTACCAGGGTGGGCTTAAGCTGCTGTACATGCAGTCCAAATGCGTGGAGCTGCTGGTATTACAGGCAGAAGCGTATGACCAGTATCTGAAAAACAATACCAAAAGCGCTTTAAAGTCGGACTACGACCGGGAACGGATACATTTTGTGCGGGATTACCTGATTGCCAACGCCGTAGCGCCGCCCAGCCTGAGCGAGCTGGCGAAGCTCTCCGGGCTGAATGAGTTCAAGCTGAAGAAAGGGTTCCGGGAGGTATTCAACGACAGTATTATCAATTATGTGAATGAGTACAAACTCCAGCAGGCCAGGGAACAACTGCTCTCCAATGTTCCCATCAAGCATGTGGCCGAAGAACTTGGTTATTCGTCCATACAATATTTCAGTAAGATGTTTAAGAAGAAGTTCGGGGTTTCTCCCGGTCTCTTTTCCAGGGACGCACAGGATTAA
- a CDS encoding FecR family protein, whose translation MNPDPAYIKALFKKHANGSITPGETAELIAFLQQGDGEALLPLPDELEDIPAPAMDAAATARVFQQLSAMTAPAPQPARRRTLVRRIVAVSAAAAAVAAAVVLLYRPAQQKPVLAAVSTGYGSMKTITLPDGTVVTLNANSTLQYDSTGWQPGAREVWVSGQAFFDVAPDAAGKFMVHAGDQLTVQVLGTRFHVAARPKGIQVVLNSGKVKVNSNEHTLVLQPGEMASYRPGNGGLSRQNADTLQLTSWKDNQKVFRDATLEEITDFIEEQFGQKSLSLLHNCRIYNLPAPRLPTTWTCC comes from the coding sequence ATGAACCCGGACCCTGCATATATAAAAGCGTTGTTTAAGAAGCATGCGAATGGTTCCATTACTCCCGGAGAGACCGCCGAGCTGATCGCGTTTCTTCAGCAGGGAGACGGGGAAGCGCTGTTACCGCTGCCTGACGAGCTGGAAGACATACCGGCGCCGGCGATGGATGCCGCTGCCACCGCAAGGGTGTTTCAGCAGCTTTCGGCCATGACAGCCCCTGCGCCTCAACCGGCGCGGCGTCGTACCCTGGTTCGCAGGATAGTGGCCGTTTCCGCCGCCGCAGCGGCGGTGGCTGCAGCAGTAGTGCTGCTGTATCGCCCCGCGCAGCAAAAACCGGTACTGGCGGCAGTGTCCACCGGTTACGGCAGTATGAAAACGATCACGCTGCCTGACGGAACGGTGGTTACCCTGAATGCCAACTCCACGCTGCAATACGACAGCACAGGGTGGCAGCCGGGCGCGCGCGAGGTATGGGTCAGCGGCCAGGCTTTTTTTGATGTGGCGCCCGATGCTGCGGGAAAATTTATGGTACATGCCGGCGATCAGCTCACCGTACAGGTACTGGGCACCCGCTTCCATGTGGCCGCCCGCCCCAAAGGCATACAGGTGGTGCTCAACAGCGGAAAGGTGAAAGTTAACAGTAATGAACATACGCTGGTACTTCAGCCAGGGGAAATGGCCAGCTACCGGCCCGGCAACGGCGGACTGTCACGCCAGAACGCCGATACGCTGCAGCTCACCTCCTGGAAAGACAACCAGAAAGTGTTCCGTGACGCGACACTGGAAGAAATAACCGATTTTATTGAAGAACAATTCGGGCAGAAGTCACTTTCGCTGCTCCACAACTGTCGCATTTACAATTTACCGGCACCACGCCTGCCAACGACCTGGACGTGCTGCTGA